A window from Balearica regulorum gibbericeps isolate bBalReg1 chromosome 1, bBalReg1.pri, whole genome shotgun sequence encodes these proteins:
- the DIS3 gene encoding exosome complex exonuclease RRP44: protein MLTSRMFLKRTRAGAVVKVVREHYLRDDIPCGAVACRLCPPRPAGPGLGLQAQPGGAASSLCPGPHYLLPDTNLLLHQIDILEDPVIKNVIVLQTVLQEVRNRSAPVYKRIRDVIANPEKHFYSFTNEHHRETYIQQEQGETSNDRNDRAIRVAVKWYNEHLKKIEDEEKIQVIFLTNDRTNKEKALEEGITAYTCEEYIKSLIANPDLVDRLACVSDEGKEIESGKIIFPEHIPLSKLQQGIKSGIYLQGTYRASRDNYLEATVWVHGDAEENKEIIIQGLKHLNRAVHEDIVAVELLAKDEWVAPSSVVLQDEGQNEDDIENEEEKENILKTSVNKDMLRPTGKIVGIIKRNWRPFCGMLSKSQIKEARRHLFTPADRRIPRIRIETRQADTLEGQRIIVAIDGWPRNSRYPNGHFVKNLGTAGDKETETEVLLLEHDVPHQPFSQGVLSFLPKMPWSITEQDMKYREDLRNLCVCSVDPPGCTDIDDALHCRELENGNIEVGVHIADVSHFIRPGNALDEESAKRGTTVYLCEKRIDMVPELLSSNLCSLRSNVDRLAFSCIWEMNHKAEILKTRFTKSIINSKASLTYAEAQMRIDSAAMNDDITTSLRGLNKLAKILKKKRIDNGALTLSSPEVRFHMDSETHDPIDLQTKELKETNSMVEEFMLLANVSVAQKIYDEFPEFALLRKHPAPPPSNYDILVKAAKSKNLEVKTDSAKALAESLDKAESPAFPYLNTLLRILTTRCMMQAVYFCSGMDNDFHHYGLASPIYTHFTSPIRRYADIIVHRLLAVAVGADSTYPELTDKHKLADMCKNLNYRHKMAQYAQRASVAFHTQLFFKSKGVVNEDAYILFVRKNAVVVLIPKYGLEGTVFFEEKGKPTPKLDYNNEVPSLTVEDTTLRVFDKVKVNIMLDASNIQHQKIRMELVEPKILGSDTPANLPTEISSKNEPEKKKKKLQK from the exons ATTGATATACTTGAAGATCCTGTTATTAAGAATGTCATTGTGCTACAGACAGTCTTACAAGAAGTCAGGAATCGGAGTGCACCAGTGTACAAGCGAATTAGGGATGTGATTGCAAAccctgaaaaacatttctattctTTCACCAATGAACATCATCG agaaaCATATATACAGCAAGAGCAGGGAGAAACTTCTAATGACCGCAATGACAGAGCCATTCGGGTAGCAGTAAAATGGTACAATGAACACTTGAAGAAAATAGAGGATGAGGAGAAGATCCAAGTTATCTTTTTAACAAATGACAGAACTAATAAAGAGAAAGCTCTAGAGGAAGGGATAACTGCTTATACAT GTGAGGAGTACATAAAAAGCTTGATAGCTAATCCTGATCTTGTAGATCGTCTTGCTTGTGTGTCTGATGAAGgg aaagaaatagaaagtggtaaaataattttcccagAACATATTCCTCTTAGCAAACTGCAGCAAGGAATAAAATCTGGTATTTACCTCCAAGGAACTTACAGGGCAAGCAGAGATAATTATCTTGAAGCCACTGTTTGGGTTCATGGagatgctgaagaaaacaaagag ataattATACAGGGACTGAAACATTTAAACCGAGCAGTTCACGAAGATATTGTAGCTGTGGAATTGTTGGCAAAAGATGAATGGGTGGCACCATCCTCAGTGGTCTTGCAGGATGAAGGCCAGAATGAAGATGACattgaaaatgaagaagagaaagaaaacatt CTGAAGACTTCTGTTAACAAGGACATGCTGAGACCTACCGGAAAAATAGTGGGCATTATAAAGCGAAACTGGAGACCCTTTTGTGGCATGCTTTCCAAATCACAGATCAAAGAG GCAAGGCGCCATTTGTTTACACCTGCTGATCGCAGAATTCCTCGAATTCGAATAGAAACAAGACAAGCAGATACATTGGAAGGACAAAGAATAATTGTTGCTATTGATGGTTGGCCCAGGAATTCCAGGTATCCTAAT GGTCATTTTGTAAAGAACTTGGGAACTGCTGGAGATAAAGAGACCGAGACAGAAGTTCTTTTGCTTGAGCATGATGTCCCTCATCAGCCTTTTTCCCAGGGTGTCCTTAGTTTCCTACCAAAAATGCCATGGAGCATTACAGAACag gataTGAAATACAGGGAGGACTTAAGGAATCTGTGTGTTTGTAGTGTTGATCCTCCTGGCTGTACAGATATTGATGATGCATTACATTGTAGAGAgttagaaaatggaaatatagaG GTTGGTGTACATATTGCAGACGTCAGTCATTTTATTCGCCCAGGAAATGCTTTGGATGAGGAGTCAGCAAAAAGAGGAACAACAGTATATCTGTGtgaaaaa AGGATTGATATGGTTCCAGAGTTACTTAGTTCCAATTTGTGCTCCCTGAGATCAAATGTGGACAG GCTTGCATTTTCATGTATATGGGAGATGAACCATAAGGCTGAAATTCTAAAAACCAGATTTACGAAGAGTATTATTAATTCCAAG GCTTCTCTTACATATGCCGAAGCACAGATGAGAATTGATTCAGCAGCTATGAATGATGATATTACTACCAGCCTACGTGGACTAAACAAATTAGCAAAAATTCTGAAGAAGAAGAGAATTGATAATGG AGCCTTAACACTTTCCTCACCAGAAGTTCGTTTCCACATGGACAGTGAAACTCATGATCCTATTGATCTGCAGACTAAGGAGCTCAA AGAAACAAATTCCATGGTTGAAGAGTTTATGTTACTTGCCAATGTCTCTGTAGCACAAAAAATTTACGATGAGTTCCCGGAGTTTGCCTTGCTCCGGAAACATCCTGCTCCTCCCCCATCAAATTATGACATCCTTGTGAAGGCCGCAAAGTCCAAG AATTTGGAAGTTAAGACAGATTCAGCAAAAGCTTTAGCTGAATCATTAGACAAAGCTGAATCTCCTGCATTCCCCTATTTAAATACACTGTTGCGAATTTTGACCACTCGCTGCATGATGCAAGctgtttatttctgctctggaaTGGATAATGATTTTCATCACTATGGTTTAGCCTCACCTATTTATACCCACTTTACCTCACCCATTAGAAG GTATGCTGACATTATAGTACATCGACTTCTGGCAGTGGCCGTAGGAGCAGACAGTACTTACCCAGAACTTACAGATAAACATAAACTAGCGGATATGTGTAAAAACCTCAATTACCGACATAAAATGGCTCAATACGCACAAAGAGCATCTGTTGCATTCCACACACAG CTgttcttcaaaagcaaaggagTAGTGAATGAAGATGCATATATattatttgtaagaaaaaatgcagttgtGGTTCTGATTCCCAAGTATGGGTTAGAAGGAACGGtcttctttgaagaaaaaggtaaaccAACACCAAAACTGGATTACAACAATGAG GTACCGTCACTTACTGTGGAAGACACAACATTACGTGTATTTGATAAAGTTAAAGTGAACATTATGTTAGATGCTTCTAACATCCAACATCAGAAAATTCGGATGGAGTTGGTAGAACCAAAG ATACTAGGAAGTGATACACCTGCAAATCTACCTACCGAGATAAGCAGCAAGAACgaaccagagaaaaagaaaaagaagctacAAAAATAG